The Streptomyces armeniacus genomic interval AGGTCACACCCGCCTCGTGGGGGGCGACGTCGCCGAGTGCGGTGGCCGAAGCGACGACGAACAGAGCCCCCAGACCGGCCGCGGCGATGCTCACGCCTACGACCATCGCGGCGGTGCCCGACCAGAGCACGGGGACGAGGAATCCAGCGGCGGCGACCACCAGGGCCACTGCGGCCAGGACTCGGGCGCCGAGGCGGCCGATCACGCGGCCGGAGGCGGTGGCAGCGGCCATGGTCACCAGTGCCACCGGCAGGAACAGCAGCCCGGTCGTCAGGGCGCCGTGGTGCCGGTGGTTCTGGAAGTAGAACGAGCCGAGGAAGAAGACACCCACCATCAAAGCGGTGGCCACCGCGATCACGAAGATGCCTGCCACCACGGGGCGCCGGCTGAGCAGGCGGAGGTCCATCAAGGGCACCGATGCCCGGTGCTGCCAGGCGGCGAAGCCGGTGTAGGCGGCAGCCGCGGTGGCGAACAGGAGGACGGTGACGGCGTCGAACCAGCCGTGGTCACCGGCACGGATCAGGGCGTAGATCAGGGAGCCGGTGGCCGCGGCGACAAGGGCTGCACCGGGTACGTCGAGGGATCCAGAACCCGCCCGAGGCAGGTCCGGCAGTATCCGGGTGAGCGCGACGAGGACGATCAGGCCGACGGGGACGTTGATGAAGAAGACCCAGGCCCAACCCGGCCCGGCCGTGATCAGTCCGCCTAGCAGTACACCCAGGGCGGCGCCGCCACCGCCGAGCGCCGACCAGATGCCCAGCGCCCGATTGCGTTCTTCGCCGTCAAAGAGCCGCACCACCACGGAGAGGGCGGCGGGCGAGAGCATCGCGGCTCCCGCACCCTGCGCGATCCGTGCCGCCAGCAGAAGGGGGGCGCCCGTGGCGAGCCCGGCGACCAGAGAGGCGGCGGTGAACACGGCGAGGCCCGTGAGGACGACCCGCTTGGCGCCGAACACGTCGGCTACTCGGCCGCCGAGCAGCATCAGGCTGCCGAAGGTGAGGGCGTAGCCGCTGACCACCCAGGTCAGGGCGGCGCGGTCAAGGTCCAGCTCGGCACCCATGTGAGGCAGGGCGATGGCGACCACGGTGATGTCGAGGATCAACATCAGCTGCG includes:
- a CDS encoding MFS transporter, whose translation is MSDTETTSAHAPGAAHPLRWPILGLLGLAQLMLILDITVVAIALPHMGAELDLDRAALTWVVSGYALTFGSLMLLGGRVADVFGAKRVVLTGLAVFTAASLVAGLATGAPLLLAARIAQGAGAAMLSPAALSVVVRLFDGEERNRALGIWSALGGGGAALGVLLGGLITAGPGWAWVFFINVPVGLIVLVALTRILPDLPRAGSGSLDVPGAALVAAATGSLIYALIRAGDHGWFDAVTVLLFATAAAAYTGFAAWQHRASVPLMDLRLLSRRPVVAGIFVIAVATALMVGVFFLGSFYFQNHRHHGALTTGLLFLPVALVTMAAATASGRVIGRLGARVLAAVALVVAAAGFLVPVLWSGTAAMVVGVSIAAAGLGALFVVASATALGDVAPHEAGVTSGIVSTFHEFGASAGAAAVSSAAAASITARTGTSAGSGFDDAFLVATGVAAVAAGIALWLIPARGD